A part of Elusimicrobiota bacterium genomic DNA contains:
- a CDS encoding isopentenyl phosphate kinase, protein MKPVSVFVKLGGSFITDKTVTDSLNGARIAAAARAIRKAMDASARKGRPIRLVLGHGAGSYGHILAKKYGAVAGVHPRHGWEGLYKIRESMTHMNQLFLKHCYRGGLYPVTVSPFAVARAASGAVRRLDISSIQALLEAGQVPVLHGDVILDSKRGFTIASTEALLEALSRRIHFDRIVMVSDTDGVLGHDGKTIPAISRANIKELFGVIRGSHAPDVTGGMRKKVEKLFALLSHGRAGSARILRCAKDGRNLCQAVLGTGGKGTFLKP, encoded by the coding sequence TTGAAGCCTGTTAGCGTCTTCGTCAAGCTCGGCGGCTCGTTCATCACGGACAAGACCGTCACGGACAGCCTCAACGGCGCCCGCATCGCCGCGGCCGCCCGTGCCATCCGCAAAGCCATGGACGCCTCCGCGCGCAAGGGCCGGCCCATCCGACTGGTCCTTGGCCACGGGGCCGGCTCCTACGGACACATCCTGGCCAAGAAGTACGGCGCGGTCGCGGGCGTGCATCCCAGGCACGGCTGGGAAGGCCTCTACAAGATCCGCGAGTCCATGACGCACATGAACCAGCTTTTCCTGAAGCACTGCTACCGGGGGGGACTCTACCCCGTCACCGTCTCGCCTTTCGCCGTAGCTCGGGCCGCAAGCGGAGCCGTGCGCCGCCTCGACATATCCAGCATCCAGGCGCTCTTGGAAGCAGGACAGGTCCCCGTCCTGCACGGCGACGTCATCCTCGATTCCAAGAGGGGCTTTACCATCGCCTCCACCGAAGCCCTGCTGGAAGCCCTGAGCCGCCGCATCCACTTCGACCGCATCGTGATGGTCTCGGACACCGACGGGGTCCTTGGGCACGACGGTAAGACCATCCCCGCCATCAGCCGCGCCAACATCAAGGAGCTCTTCGGCGTAATCCGCGGCTCCCACGCCCCGGACGTCACCGGAGGCATGCGCAAGAAGGTGGAGAAGCTCTTCGCCTTGCTCAGCCACGGCCGCGCCGGCTCCGCGCGCATCCTGCGCTGCGCCAAGGACGGCCGGAACCTCTGCCAGGCGGTCCTCGGGACCGGCGGCAAGGGGACCTTCCTCAAGCCCTGA
- a CDS encoding DUF126 domain-containing protein, giving the protein MPRRGLKGRLIFSGTGAGKVLKSDAPLGLFGHLDPKTGVYREAGHPLDGKCVKGRILVFPRAKGSTVGSYILYALRKTGKAPAAMILSECDTIVAVGAIIGSIPTVDSIDLSALKDGAMVRVKDQEVIFEAC; this is encoded by the coding sequence ATGCCTAGAAGAGGGCTGAAAGGCCGCCTCATCTTCAGCGGCACCGGCGCGGGGAAGGTGCTCAAGTCCGACGCTCCGCTGGGCCTCTTCGGCCACCTCGACCCCAAGACCGGTGTTTACCGCGAAGCCGGGCATCCCCTCGACGGCAAATGCGTCAAAGGCCGAATTTTGGTCTTCCCGCGCGCCAAGGGCAGCACGGTCGGCTCCTACATCCTCTACGCCCTGCGCAAGACCGGCAAAGCCCCGGCGGCCATGATCCTCTCCGAGTGCGACACCATCGTGGCCGTCGGCGCCATCATCGGCTCCATCCCCACCGTCGACAGCATCGACCTCTCGGCGCTCAAAGACGGCGCCATGGTGAGGGTCAAGGATCAGGAGGTCATCTTTGAAGCCTGTTAG
- a CDS encoding aconitase X catalytic domain-containing protein, protein MKKGKGAAKAMEILEALGRIHGARDMVPVGSVQVSGVSYGNIGEHGLAFLEEWAAMGSKAVVPATMNPGGSDRRIWKSLGFSAAYVRKQERVIKALEGLGIRPSLTCTPYHVGVTPKLGEHVAWAESSAVCFANSVLGARTNREGGPSAIAAALTGLTPRHTLHTDEGRLPTRVIEVRCLVPAAADAGALGYLVGRLVSSDKNGGVPFLTGTTPPAGPERLTWLKALGAGMAASGSVGLYHLDCVTPEAAAQGSKLAKAAKQKSVVDSLDEGRRALNCGKGKLDVVAVGCPHASPEDLTRILRLLNWRKAKVPFWIFVAEDVRKHAGETGVAAALGRCGATLVADTCIVVAPLQELGIHTVATDSAKAAFYLPSHHGAGVYFGSLEQNVEAALRGFWKEAPDA, encoded by the coding sequence ATGAAGAAAGGCAAGGGCGCGGCCAAGGCCATGGAGATCCTGGAGGCCTTGGGCCGCATCCACGGCGCCCGGGACATGGTCCCGGTCGGCTCGGTGCAGGTCTCGGGCGTCAGCTACGGGAACATCGGCGAGCACGGGCTGGCCTTCCTCGAGGAGTGGGCGGCGATGGGCTCCAAAGCCGTGGTTCCCGCCACCATGAACCCGGGCGGCTCGGACCGCCGGATTTGGAAGAGCCTGGGATTCTCCGCCGCATACGTGCGCAAGCAGGAGCGCGTGATCAAGGCTTTGGAAGGGCTGGGCATCAGGCCATCGTTGACCTGCACGCCGTACCATGTGGGAGTGACTCCCAAGCTCGGGGAGCATGTGGCTTGGGCCGAGTCTTCGGCCGTCTGCTTCGCCAACTCCGTGCTGGGCGCGCGCACCAACCGCGAGGGGGGGCCTTCCGCCATCGCCGCGGCTTTGACCGGGCTGACGCCTCGGCACACCCTGCACACGGACGAAGGGCGTCTGCCCACCCGCGTCATCGAGGTGAGATGCCTGGTTCCCGCGGCCGCGGATGCGGGGGCATTGGGCTATCTTGTAGGGCGTCTGGTCTCGTCGGACAAGAACGGGGGCGTCCCGTTCCTCACGGGCACGACGCCGCCGGCCGGGCCTGAGCGTTTGACCTGGCTCAAGGCTTTGGGCGCGGGCATGGCCGCCTCGGGCTCGGTGGGCTTATATCATCTGGACTGCGTGACTCCGGAGGCGGCGGCGCAGGGCTCCAAGCTGGCCAAGGCCGCGAAACAGAAGAGCGTGGTCGACAGTCTCGACGAGGGGCGCCGGGCCTTGAACTGCGGCAAGGGCAAGCTCGACGTGGTGGCGGTGGGCTGTCCGCACGCTTCGCCCGAGGACCTGACTCGCATCTTGAGGCTCCTGAATTGGCGCAAGGCCAAGGTCCCTTTCTGGATATTCGTGGCCGAGGACGTGCGCAAGCACGCCGGGGAGACCGGCGTGGCCGCGGCTCTGGGGCGCTGCGGCGCGACCTTGGTGGCGGACACCTGCATCGTGGTGGCGCCGCTCCAGGAGCTCGGCATCCATACCGTGGCCACGGATTCCGCCAAGGCGGCCTTCTATCTGCCGTCCCATCATGGGGCCGGCGTGTACTTCGGCTCCTTGGAGCAGAACGTCGAGGCCGCGCTCAGAGGCTTCTGGAAGGAGGCACCCGATGCCTAG
- a CDS encoding UbiD family decarboxylase: MSLDLRSIAAKLSPVRKKAKLFLEASALIRKAEPKPVLLADAGGSQVLANILPDRDTLARRLGVAPEKFLFELDSLLEKGAKAASTGEVYGEVEVPRKDWGKLPFLTYYKGDGGPYLTAGVWIVKDPELGVNASYHRLMMSEPSRGTVRVVENRGTDTALKRLGGKAEAAICVSAPMHVLFAAALSPAPDVSELDLAANLGPVRLSRCKTVDLEVPDDCEMVIEGRFTGDRGPEGPFVDITGTMDFVRQQPVFEITRVACRKDPIHYAIVPGKLDHKTLMGIPKELDIYREVNKVCRCVDVRITPGGCSWLHAAVRISKERAEDGPKALESAFRAHRSLKHCVVVDEDVDISDPAEVEWALATRFQADTDTLILKDQPASSLDPSARHVEGGKSRSAKLGLDATVKSGDLSLFQKVAE; the protein is encoded by the coding sequence ATGAGCCTGGACCTGCGCTCCATCGCGGCGAAGTTGAGCCCGGTCAGGAAGAAGGCGAAGCTCTTCCTGGAAGCCTCGGCGCTCATCCGCAAGGCCGAGCCGAAGCCGGTCCTCCTCGCTGATGCGGGCGGCTCCCAGGTCCTGGCCAACATCCTTCCGGACCGGGACACGCTGGCCCGCCGCTTGGGCGTCGCCCCGGAGAAGTTCCTCTTCGAGCTGGACAGCCTCCTGGAGAAAGGGGCGAAAGCCGCGAGCACCGGCGAGGTCTACGGCGAGGTGGAAGTTCCCCGCAAGGACTGGGGGAAGCTCCCTTTCCTCACCTACTACAAGGGCGACGGCGGGCCTTACCTGACCGCCGGGGTCTGGATCGTCAAAGACCCGGAGCTGGGCGTCAACGCCTCCTACCACCGGCTCATGATGTCCGAGCCTTCGCGCGGCACGGTGCGCGTGGTGGAGAACCGCGGCACGGACACCGCGCTCAAGCGCCTGGGCGGCAAGGCCGAGGCCGCCATCTGCGTCAGCGCTCCCATGCACGTGCTCTTCGCCGCGGCGCTGTCCCCGGCCCCGGACGTCAGCGAGTTGGACCTGGCCGCGAACCTCGGCCCGGTGCGCTTGTCGCGCTGCAAGACCGTGGACCTGGAGGTCCCCGATGACTGCGAGATGGTCATCGAGGGCCGCTTCACGGGCGACCGCGGGCCCGAGGGGCCGTTCGTGGACATCACTGGCACAATGGATTTCGTACGCCAGCAGCCGGTCTTCGAGATCACGCGGGTGGCGTGCAGGAAAGACCCCATCCACTACGCCATCGTCCCGGGGAAGCTCGACCATAAGACCTTGATGGGCATCCCCAAGGAGCTCGACATCTACCGCGAGGTCAATAAGGTCTGCCGCTGTGTGGACGTGCGCATCACGCCGGGAGGCTGCTCCTGGCTGCACGCCGCGGTGAGGATATCCAAGGAGCGCGCCGAGGACGGCCCTAAGGCCCTGGAATCGGCCTTCCGCGCCCACCGCTCGCTGAAGCATTGCGTCGTGGTGGACGAAGACGTGGACATCTCGGACCCGGCCGAGGTGGAGTGGGCCTTGGCCACGCGCTTCCAGGCCGACACCGACACTCTCATCCTCAAGGACCAGCCGGCCAGCTCCTTGGACCCCTCGGCGCGGCACGTGGAGGGGGGCAAGAGCCGCAGCGCGAAGCTGGGCCTCGACGCCACGGTGAAGTCCGGCGACTTGTCGCTCTTCCAGAAAGTTGCGGAATGA
- a CDS encoding UbiX family flavin prenyltransferase, with product MKKTERFVVGISGASGVIIGIRTVEELLTAGREVHVIVTDAAREVIRHEVGKDFRFPKGAVVHAEDDSASPLNSTSFLVDAMVVAPCSVKSLSAMASGYAQNLLVRAADGMLRTGRKLVVVPRETPLSLAAIENMAALKRGGAIIMPPCAAYYHGPKTVDDMTDFFVAKILDLLGVENKLMRRWGQR from the coding sequence ATGAAGAAGACTGAACGGTTCGTGGTCGGGATCTCCGGGGCCTCCGGGGTCATCATAGGGATACGCACCGTGGAGGAGCTCCTGACCGCGGGCCGAGAGGTGCACGTCATCGTGACCGACGCGGCCCGGGAAGTCATCCGACACGAGGTCGGCAAGGATTTCCGCTTCCCCAAGGGCGCGGTCGTGCACGCGGAGGACGACTCGGCCTCGCCGCTCAACAGCACATCCTTTTTGGTCGACGCCATGGTCGTGGCCCCCTGCTCGGTCAAGTCCCTCTCCGCCATGGCCTCGGGCTACGCCCAAAACCTGCTGGTCCGCGCCGCCGACGGCATGCTGCGCACGGGCCGCAAGCTCGTCGTGGTGCCCCGGGAGACTCCGCTCTCTCTGGCCGCGATAGAGAACATGGCGGCCCTCAAGCGCGGCGGGGCGATCATCATGCCGCCCTGCGCCGCATACTACCACGGCCCCAAGACCGTCGACGACATGACGGATTTCTTCGTGGCGAAGATCCTGGACCTGCTGGGCGTGGAGAACAAGCTGATGCGCCGCTGGGGGCAGCGATGA
- the mvk gene encoding mevalonate kinase, which translates to MRCESAEAASKLILLGEHAVVYGEAALAVPLKDPRAQAKVCQAAPSQAVAVELTDYDIRWDGMSAPPPEAESFSRIIQAAVRRFPVVPTRGWKLSVRSEIPSGCGLGSGTAVTAAAFRAIFRYFRVPYTPQVLSELVYEIEKLHHGKPSGIDNTVIALGRPILFRKGTPARFLSAPRTRGFLVVGHTGKRHRTAEIVAEVARARGTNPARYDALFKDIGRLAGPGAEAFQAGRWSELGRLMDRNQELLISLGVSSPELDALVGAARSAGALGAKLSGAGRGGCMAALTDDPLCAKRAQRALKAAGAAATFLTEVSDHEED; encoded by the coding sequence TTGCGCTGCGAATCCGCGGAAGCCGCCTCGAAACTCATCCTCCTGGGGGAGCACGCCGTGGTCTACGGCGAGGCCGCCCTGGCCGTGCCCCTGAAAGATCCCAGGGCCCAAGCCAAGGTCTGCCAGGCGGCCCCGAGCCAGGCGGTGGCCGTCGAGCTGACGGATTACGACATCCGCTGGGATGGCATGTCCGCGCCCCCGCCCGAGGCCGAGTCCTTCTCCCGCATCATCCAGGCCGCGGTCAGGCGCTTTCCCGTGGTCCCCACCCGGGGCTGGAAGCTCTCGGTGCGCTCGGAGATCCCTTCGGGCTGCGGGCTGGGCAGCGGGACCGCGGTCACGGCCGCCGCCTTCCGGGCCATCTTCCGCTATTTCCGCGTCCCTTACACCCCGCAGGTCCTCTCCGAGCTGGTCTATGAGATAGAGAAGCTCCACCACGGCAAGCCCAGCGGCATAGACAACACCGTCATCGCGCTGGGGCGGCCGATCCTGTTCAGGAAGGGGACTCCGGCCCGGTTCCTCTCCGCGCCCCGGACCCGCGGCTTCTTGGTCGTCGGGCATACGGGCAAAAGGCATCGCACCGCGGAGATCGTGGCCGAGGTGGCCCGGGCCCGCGGCACGAACCCGGCCCGCTACGACGCGCTGTTCAAGGACATCGGCCGTCTCGCCGGGCCGGGCGCCGAGGCGTTCCAGGCCGGCCGCTGGAGCGAGCTCGGCCGGCTCATGGACCGCAATCAGGAGCTGCTCATAAGCCTCGGGGTGTCCTCGCCCGAGCTCGACGCCTTGGTCGGCGCGGCCCGGTCCGCGGGCGCGCTGGGCGCCAAGCTCAGCGGCGCGGGGCGCGGGGGGTGCATGGCGGCCCTCACGGACGACCCGCTCTGCGCCAAGCGCGCGCAGCGCGCCCTCAAGGCCGCCGGCGCGGCCGCCACGTTCCTGACGGAGGTGAGCGACCATGAAGAAGACTGA
- a CDS encoding hydroxymethylglutaryl-CoA reductase, degradative, which yields MDQQPKPKAKIEPPADKKMLRTSRFPGFYNLDVWERLDKLADWYPLTTKEKWILKNESLTAEQADVMVENVIGVFGLPLGVAVNFRINDKDYVIPMAVEETSIVAACSNLAKLIRENGKLTANASHAIMEGQVQLVHPHDPDQAVKDIAEAKERLLLLANKQDRTLVNLGGGARDLYTRRLETESGTMLIVHLAVDVVDAMGANAVNTMVETLGPILGEIAKAEVVCQIISNLCDKSLVRARVELNPACLKSKTFDGQAVAERIVKAYHFADADPYRAATHNKGIMNGIDAVLIATGNDWRAVEAGAHAYAAKTGRYRSLSKYRLEDGKLIGEIELPIAVGVVGGVSKLHTGVELLLRLMGMPSRRELAEVVATVGLVQNLAALKALVTEGIQEGHMTLHARNVAYSAGAIGDMAIAVANQMIQEGRIRFDRAKEILKKMIAHKQDTPENDGQ from the coding sequence ATGGATCAACAACCGAAGCCGAAAGCCAAGATAGAGCCGCCCGCCGACAAGAAGATGCTGCGCACCTCGCGCTTCCCCGGCTTCTACAACCTCGACGTCTGGGAGCGCCTGGACAAGCTCGCGGACTGGTACCCCCTGACCACCAAGGAGAAGTGGATACTCAAGAACGAGAGCCTGACCGCCGAGCAGGCCGACGTGATGGTCGAGAACGTCATCGGCGTCTTCGGCCTGCCTTTGGGTGTCGCGGTCAATTTCCGGATCAACGACAAGGACTACGTCATCCCCATGGCCGTGGAAGAGACCTCCATCGTAGCGGCCTGCAGCAACCTGGCCAAGCTCATCCGGGAGAACGGCAAGCTGACCGCCAACGCCTCCCACGCCATCATGGAAGGCCAGGTCCAACTGGTCCATCCGCACGACCCGGACCAGGCCGTCAAGGACATCGCGGAAGCCAAGGAGCGGCTCCTCCTGCTGGCCAACAAGCAGGACCGCACCTTGGTCAACCTCGGGGGCGGGGCCCGCGACCTCTATACGCGGCGCCTGGAGACCGAGAGCGGCACCATGCTCATCGTGCATCTGGCCGTGGACGTGGTGGACGCCATGGGCGCCAACGCGGTCAACACCATGGTCGAGACCCTCGGGCCGATCCTCGGAGAGATCGCCAAGGCCGAGGTGGTCTGCCAGATCATCTCCAACCTCTGCGACAAGTCCTTGGTCCGCGCCCGCGTGGAGCTCAACCCGGCCTGCCTCAAGAGCAAGACCTTCGACGGGCAGGCCGTGGCCGAGCGCATCGTCAAGGCCTACCATTTCGCCGACGCGGACCCCTATCGGGCCGCCACTCACAACAAGGGCATCATGAACGGCATCGACGCGGTGCTCATCGCCACCGGCAACGACTGGCGGGCCGTGGAAGCGGGCGCGCACGCCTATGCGGCCAAGACCGGCCGCTACCGGTCGCTCTCCAAGTACCGCCTCGAGGACGGCAAGCTCATCGGCGAGATCGAGCTGCCTATCGCCGTGGGAGTGGTGGGCGGGGTGTCGAAGCTGCACACCGGCGTGGAGCTCCTGCTGCGCTTGATGGGCATGCCTTCGCGCCGCGAGCTGGCCGAGGTCGTGGCCACGGTGGGGCTGGTGCAGAACCTGGCCGCTCTGAAGGCTCTGGTGACGGAAGGCATCCAGGAGGGGCACATGACCCTCCACGCCCGCAATGTCGCCTATTCCGCCGGCGCCATCGGGGATATGGCCATCGCGGTCGCCAACCAGATGATACAGGAAGGCCGCATCCGCTTCGACCGGGCCAAGGAGATCCTCAAGAAGATGATCGCCCACAAGCAGGACACCCCGGAGAACGACGGCCAATAG
- the fni gene encoding type 2 isopentenyl-diphosphate Delta-isomerase encodes MSQGRKADHLRICTEMDVEFRRQSTWLEHIRLVHAALAEVSFDEISTETRFMGRPLRAPLMITAISGGLQAAQALNRDLAKVAQQLGIAFGLGSQRPMLEDPGLIGSYALRRFAPDIPILGNIGLQQAAAADPSDVERLVASIQADGLAIHLNPAQELSQSEGDKRFIGGLKTLRSLTRRMPGKIMVKETGCGISREVARRLKAAGVRTLDVAGAGGTSWPRVENLRKGVDPAQRSWLDDWGIPTAASLWETSPLGFELVASGGIRDGLDAAKCLVLGADVVGLALPVLRAYRRGGYGGALACLQDVIAELKAVMLLVGARDIPALKRHKPVITGQLREWINNRSRKPR; translated from the coding sequence ATGAGCCAGGGCCGCAAGGCGGACCATCTCCGAATCTGCACTGAGATGGACGTGGAGTTCCGGCGCCAGAGCACCTGGCTGGAGCATATCCGGCTGGTGCATGCCGCCCTCGCCGAGGTCTCGTTCGATGAGATCAGCACCGAGACCCGGTTCATGGGCAGGCCTCTGCGCGCGCCTCTCATGATCACCGCCATCTCGGGCGGGCTCCAAGCGGCCCAGGCTCTCAACCGGGACTTGGCCAAAGTCGCCCAGCAACTGGGCATCGCCTTCGGCCTGGGCAGCCAGCGCCCCATGCTGGAGGACCCCGGCCTGATCGGCTCCTATGCCCTCCGGCGCTTCGCTCCGGACATCCCGATCCTGGGAAACATCGGCCTGCAGCAGGCCGCCGCCGCGGACCCCTCGGATGTGGAACGACTCGTCGCCAGCATACAGGCCGACGGTCTGGCCATCCACCTCAACCCGGCCCAAGAGCTGAGCCAGTCCGAGGGCGACAAGCGGTTCATCGGCGGCCTCAAGACCCTCAGGTCCCTGACCCGCCGCATGCCCGGAAAGATCATGGTCAAGGAGACCGGCTGCGGCATCTCCCGGGAGGTGGCGCGCCGTCTCAAGGCCGCAGGCGTACGGACCTTGGACGTGGCGGGCGCGGGCGGGACGTCCTGGCCGCGGGTGGAGAACCTCAGGAAAGGCGTCGACCCGGCGCAGCGGTCGTGGCTCGACGATTGGGGCATCCCCACGGCCGCGTCGCTCTGGGAGACCTCCCCTCTGGGCTTCGAGCTCGTGGCTTCGGGAGGCATCCGCGACGGCCTGGACGCCGCCAAATGCCTCGTCCTCGGCGCCGACGTGGTGGGCTTGGCGTTGCCGGTGCTGCGCGCCTATAGGCGCGGCGGCTACGGCGGCGCGCTGGCCTGCCTGCAAGACGTGATCGCGGAGCTCAAGGCCGTCATGCTCCTGGTCGGGGCCCGGGATATCCCGGCCCTGAAGAGGCACAAGCCCGTGATCACAGGACAATTGAGAGAATGGATCAACAACCGAAGCCGAAAGCCAAGATAG
- the dxr gene encoding 1-deoxy-D-xylulose-5-phosphate reductoisomerase: protein MKRIAILGSTGSIGRNALRVVDAMPGRFRVVGLAAHSNGELLFRQALRYKPAMVSLFEPAASEGLQGRPHGCRRLPSGVEGLVEMACHPDVDLVLTSLVGGVGFAPLLAALRAGKTVALANKEPMVMAGAQFMREAKRWGARIIPVDSEPSAVFQCLNGSPGGSVRRVLLTASGGAFYGRRGSLDRVRVAEALRHPTWKMGRKITIDSATLMNKGFETIEIMHLFGLGHKAIEIVIHPQSIVHSAVEFSDGSVLAQMAPPDMRLPIQYALAYPERAAAIVKRLDLAAAGGLTFSRPDFRRFPCLALALEAAAAGGGMPAVLNAADEVAVDAFTAGRIRFTQLARVVERTMRSFRGGRGLPGFSEVVEIDQWARSKAQEACTRL, encoded by the coding sequence ATGAAGCGCATCGCCATCCTCGGCTCCACCGGCTCGATCGGCCGCAACGCCCTGCGCGTGGTCGACGCCATGCCCGGGCGCTTCCGTGTCGTCGGCCTGGCCGCGCATTCCAACGGGGAACTGCTCTTCCGGCAGGCTTTGCGCTACAAGCCCGCCATGGTCTCGCTCTTCGAGCCCGCCGCCTCCGAAGGCCTCCAGGGCCGGCCTCACGGCTGCCGGCGCCTGCCCTCCGGGGTCGAGGGCCTGGTCGAGATGGCCTGCCACCCCGACGTGGACCTGGTCCTGACCAGCCTGGTCGGCGGCGTGGGCTTCGCCCCCCTCCTGGCGGCGCTGCGCGCGGGCAAGACCGTGGCCCTGGCCAACAAGGAGCCCATGGTCATGGCCGGCGCCCAGTTCATGCGCGAGGCCAAGCGTTGGGGCGCGCGCATCATCCCCGTGGATTCCGAACCCTCCGCCGTTTTTCAATGCCTCAACGGCTCGCCGGGGGGAAGCGTGCGCCGCGTCCTGCTCACCGCTTCGGGCGGCGCCTTCTACGGGCGCCGGGGTTCTCTAGATCGGGTCCGGGTCGCCGAGGCCCTGCGCCATCCGACCTGGAAGATGGGCCGCAAGATCACGATCGACTCGGCGACGCTGATGAACAAGGGCTTCGAGACCATCGAGATCATGCACCTCTTCGGGCTCGGGCACAAGGCCATCGAGATCGTGATCCACCCCCAGTCCATCGTGCACTCGGCCGTGGAGTTCTCCGACGGCTCGGTCCTGGCCCAGATGGCGCCCCCGGACATGCGGCTGCCCATCCAATACGCCCTGGCCTACCCCGAACGCGCCGCCGCGATCGTCAAGAGGCTCGATCTGGCCGCGGCCGGCGGCCTGACCTTCTCGCGGCCTGATTTCCGGCGCTTCCCCTGCCTGGCGCTGGCCCTCGAGGCCGCGGCGGCCGGCGGCGGCATGCCCGCGGTGCTCAACGCGGCCGACGAGGTCGCGGTGGACGCCTTCACGGCCGGGCGCATCCGTTTCACGCAGTTGGCGCGGGTCGTGGAAAGGACCATGCGGTCCTTCCGCGGCGGCCGCGGGCTGCCCGGCTTTTCCGAGGTCGTGGAGATCGATCAGTGGGCCCGGAGCAAGGCCCAGGAGGCTTGCACCCGGCTATGA
- a CDS encoding M50 family metallopeptidase, which produces MNTHNVVSFIQSVAAVLLTFGLVIFLHELGHFLMCRRLGVRVEKFAFGMGPELFGMTQGETRYSLCAFPVGGFVKPAGEELETSTGKPDEYYGQAWYRRLAIVYSGPLMNYVLAFLLFTGVIYLKGLPEYGDKPVIGNLVTGYPADRAGIRIGDEILAFNDQPITVWKQLSEGIHALPQREVTIRYRRDGKESEARLTTKRDEATGYGVIGIMPESVYKPVGLLTAAWEGAAQCYNFTAVTAKTIASKIYHRQRPDLAGPVGIAQMVSRAAHSGWEDLVFLIGFISVAIGFFNLLPVPLLDGGHAVLYLWEGLSHRKLTQELMTRANSVGFVLLALLIIFATYSDVVRLRDEHAARREQPVEAAP; this is translated from the coding sequence ATGAACACCCATAATGTCGTGAGTTTCATCCAGTCCGTGGCGGCGGTGCTGCTCACTTTCGGCCTGGTCATATTCCTGCACGAGCTGGGACACTTCCTCATGTGCCGGCGGCTCGGCGTCCGCGTCGAGAAGTTCGCTTTCGGCATGGGACCCGAGCTCTTCGGCATGACCCAAGGCGAGACGCGCTATTCTCTCTGCGCTTTCCCCGTGGGCGGCTTCGTCAAGCCCGCCGGCGAGGAGCTCGAGACCTCCACGGGCAAGCCCGACGAGTATTACGGGCAGGCTTGGTACCGGCGTCTGGCCATCGTCTACTCCGGGCCGCTCATGAACTACGTCCTGGCCTTCCTCCTTTTCACCGGCGTCATCTACCTCAAGGGCCTGCCCGAGTACGGCGACAAGCCCGTCATCGGGAACCTGGTGACGGGCTACCCCGCGGACCGGGCCGGCATCAGGATCGGCGACGAGATCCTGGCTTTCAACGATCAGCCCATCACCGTCTGGAAGCAGCTCTCCGAGGGGATCCATGCGCTGCCCCAGCGCGAGGTGACGATCCGCTACCGCCGCGACGGCAAGGAGTCTGAAGCCCGGCTGACCACCAAGAGGGACGAGGCCACCGGTTACGGCGTCATCGGCATCATGCCCGAATCCGTCTACAAGCCGGTCGGCCTGCTGACCGCCGCCTGGGAAGGCGCGGCCCAGTGCTACAATTTCACGGCCGTCACGGCCAAGACCATCGCCTCCAAGATCTACCATCGCCAGCGCCCGGACCTGGCGGGACCCGTGGGCATCGCCCAGATGGTCAGCCGCGCCGCGCATTCCGGCTGGGAGGACCTGGTCTTCCTCATCGGGTTCATCTCCGTGGCCATCGGGTTCTTCAATCTCCTGCCGGTGCCTCTGCTCGACGGAGGCCACGCCGTCCTTTATTTATGGGAAGGGCTCTCCCACCGCAAGCTCACCCAGGAGCTCATGACCCGGGCCAACAGCGTGGGATTCGTGCTGCTCGCCCTGCTCATCATCTTCGCCACCTACAGCGACGTGGTGCGCCTGCGCGACGAGCACGCCGCCCGGCGGGAGCAACCCGTGGAGGCCGCGCCCTAG
- a CDS encoding ribosome maturation factor RimP, with protein MDAARIESVVEPLLAQEAVELVDIESIHEHGRQVLRFYLDKKGGITLDDCEHLSNRIGALLDEADLIPGAYVLEVSSPGLDRVLKKEKDFARFAGKTVQVRLKAPQDGRRNFKGTLQGLADGKVAVECEGARFEFALGLIDEARLDYRAEV; from the coding sequence TTGGACGCAGCACGGATCGAAAGCGTGGTGGAGCCCCTTTTGGCGCAGGAGGCCGTCGAACTCGTGGACATCGAATCGATCCATGAGCACGGCCGCCAGGTCCTGCGCTTCTACCTGGACAAGAAGGGCGGCATCACTCTCGATGACTGCGAGCATCTTTCCAACCGCATCGGCGCCCTCCTCGACGAGGCCGACCTGATCCCCGGCGCCTACGTGCTGGAGGTCTCCTCTCCCGGCCTGGACCGGGTGCTCAAGAAGGAGAAGGACTTCGCGCGGTTCGCGGGCAAGACGGTGCAGGTCCGCCTCAAGGCCCCGCAGGACGGCCGGCGCAATTTCAAGGGGACCCTGCAGGGACTGGCGGACGGCAAGGTCGCAGTCGAGTGCGAGGGGGCCCGGTTCGAATTCGCCCTCGGGCTCATCGACGAGGCCCGGTTGGATTACCGGGCGGAGGTCTAG